A genome region from Thermococcus sp. includes the following:
- a CDS encoding ABC transporter substrate-binding protein, with protein IEGIYKQIELIGKVLNREEQASMVIAEMKAQISYIEGLVSNQSRPSVMYLVSTYNGYWIAGKDTFADSIIKIAGGKNAFEDVTGWKAVSEEEIVARNPDVVIIASAYVDPKIFCSGPLSTIKAAKDGKVYTVSDPNVFQRPSPRIVLAIREMAELLHPNLFKYQPQPLVCSANTSANATG; from the coding sequence CATCGAGGGAATATACAAACAAATTGAGTTAATCGGAAAGGTCCTCAACAGGGAAGAACAGGCTTCGATGGTAATAGCCGAGATGAAGGCACAGATAAGCTACATTGAGGGCCTTGTCTCCAACCAGAGCAGGCCGAGTGTTATGTATCTCGTTAGCACGTATAACGGCTACTGGATAGCCGGAAAAGACACCTTCGCGGACAGTATAATCAAAATTGCGGGGGGTAAGAATGCCTTTGAGGACGTTACCGGCTGGAAAGCGGTCAGTGAAGAGGAAATCGTAGCAAGGAACCCGGACGTGGTTATCATAGCCTCAGCTTACGTTGACCCGAAGATATTCTGCTCAGGCCCGCTCTCAACAATCAAGGCCGCGAAGGACGGAAAGGTTTACACCGTCAGCGACCCCAACGTCTTCCAGAGGCCGAGCCCAAGGATTGTGCTGGCAATCCGCGAGATGGCCGAACTGCTCCATCCGAACCTCTTCAAGTACCAGCCCCAGCCCCTCGTCTGCTCTGCCAATACTTCCGCCAACGCGACCGGCTGA